A genomic region of Eucalyptus grandis isolate ANBG69807.140 chromosome 5, ASM1654582v1, whole genome shotgun sequence contains the following coding sequences:
- the LOC104445287 gene encoding E3 ubiquitin-protein ligase RMA1H1 gives MVLEQYFAKEWKSTSGNGDAIDPGNSIGCFDCNICLESAHEPVVTLCGHLYCWPCIYKWLHVQSASLASDEHPQCPVCKSKISHTAMVPLYGRGQCSSQLGLQGKSSNRAVVIPPRPAACGTRALASTAGPTTQQLPYRNPYQNQHFYTGPLSSYEDEASSSLLNFGNTSSQNTTVGMFGEMVYARVFGNSLSLYGYPHSYHIVGAQSPRLRRQEMQADKSLNRVSVFLFCCFLLCLIVF, from the coding sequence ATGGTCTTGGAGCAGTATTTTGCTAAGGAATGGAAATCCACCTCAGGCAACGGTGACGCAATTGATCCAGGAAATAGCATCGGCTGCTTTGACTGCAATATCTGCCTGGAATCTGCTCACGAACCTGTGGTCACCCTCTGTGGTCACCTATACTGCTGGCCCTGCATCTATAAATGGCTCCATGTGCAAAGTGCATCTCTTGCTTCAGATGAGCACCCACAATGCCCTGTCTGCAAGTCCAAGATCTCACATACAGCCATGGTCCCCCTCTATGGACGGGGCCAATGCTCCAGTCAGCTCGGGCTCCAAGGGAAGTCTTCAAATCGTGCTGTGGTCATACCACCGAGACCAGCTGCCTGTGGAACTCGAGCTCTGGCATCTACGGCAGGTCCAACCACTCAGCAGCTTCCGTATCGAAACCCTTATCAAAACCAACATTTCTATACTGGTCCTTTGAGCAGTTATGAGGATGAAGCTTCATCATCGTTGCTCAACTTTGGAAACACGAGCTCTCAGAATACTACGGTGGGTATGTTTGGCGAGATGGTTTACGCAAGGGTGTTTGGCAACTCGTTGAGCTTGTATGGTTACCCTCACTCTTATCACATTGTTGGGGCGCAGAGCCCCAGGTTGAGAAGGCAGGAGATGCAGGCAGATAAATCACTGAACAGAGTTTcggttttccttttctgttgCTTCCTACTTTGCCTTATTGTGTTCTGA
- the LOC104445288 gene encoding putative nuclear RNA export factor SDE5 isoform X2: MDSSGLMVQKCDDDQKGLKVLLDAFGSFFSLEEIASAYCNAGRNADDAGYVLSDMKGSSFASTTNSTNCVGESESSEELSCGNFSEKLIPADGNPRSSKQKWRTISVGTVSSVIGKDYVRSTSLANGSCMAAQPSKLDSKVLPASELLGQNSKMDASKDDQMHQDVEDFLFKMLGDGFQLDRDIIREVLGNCGYNMEKSMDKLIDLSASISRRGNNFLGESKKEELQSQKEKQSVDNSEGVPGTSGGKLNRQQRQRNNLEEEVLAALFNNSGRQTKSSRVKAVKRSKAYGQVVATPLPDSFLLDRNEIVDFQQDNNEDEKLDEEGSYEALRKAVEEYRATMKEYYKAAVEAFAKGDRARASKLLEQGRFFYKKAREVDEESYQKIFETRNKDTADFVSLDLHNHDAEEAIRLLKRHLLSLAGIPTFNYLKVIIETNEEDASKVTRKRRLVMKLLERGSIQWTEEGNAGVILIPLTNINPKLLSFAKK, encoded by the exons ATGGATTCATCCGGCTTAATGGTACAGAAATGTGATGATGACCAGAAAGGATTGAAGGTTCTACTGGATGcatttggttcttttttttctctggaAGAGATTGCTTCTGCTTACTGCAATGCGGGCAGGAATGCAGATGATGCAGGTTATGTGTTGAGTGACATGAAGGGAAGCTCCTTTGCATCTACCACCAATAGTACTAATTGTGTTGGAGAAAGTGAATCGTCTGAAGAACTTTCCTGTGGTAACTTTTCTGAGAAGTTGATTCCGGCTGATGGAAATCCCAGATCTTCAAAACAGAAGTGGCGTACTATTTCTGTTGGTACTGTTTCAAGTGTTATTGGTAAAGATTATGTCAGGTCTACATCCTTGGCAAATGGTTCTTGTATGGCAGCACAACCTTCGAAACTGGACTCCAAGGTGTTGCCAGCATCCGAGCTTTTAGGCCAAAATTCCAAAATGGATGCTTCTAAGGATGATCAAATGCACCAGGACGTGGAAGATTTTCTGTTCAAAATGCTAGGAGATGGCTTTCAGCTCGATAGGGATATCATTCGAGAAGTTCTTG GTAATTGTGGATATAATATGGAAAAG AGCATGGACAAGCTAATTGATTTGTCAGCTTCAATTTCAAGGAGAGGAAACAACTTTCTCGGCGAGTCTAAGAAG GAGGAACTTCAAAGtcaaaaagagaagcaaagtgTAGATAATTCAGAAGG tgTTCCAGGTACATCTGGAGGTAAATTAAATAGACAGCAGAGACAGAGAAACaatcttgaagaagaagttctGGCTGCATTATTCAATAATTCCGGAAGACAGACGAAATCGTCTAGGGTAAAAGCTGTCAAGAGGTCTAAAGCATATGGTCAAGTGGTGGCTACACCTCTTCCAGATTCTTTTCTACTTGACAGGAATGAAATAGTAGATTTTCAACAAGATAATAATGAGGATG AAAAGCTAGATGAAGAGGGTAGCTACGAGGCTCTTCGTAAAGCTGTAGAGGAATATAGGGCTACAATGAAGGAGTATTATAAGGCG GCCGTTGAAGCATTTGCTAAGGGCGATCGTGCTCGGGCAAGCAAACTTTTAGAACAG GGACGCTTCTTCTACAAAAAGGCTCGTGAAGTTGATGAAGAGTCCTATCAGAAGATATTTGAAACAAG AAACAAGGATACAGCAGACTTTGTGTCGCTTGACTTGCATAACCATGATGCCGAAGAGGCAATACGTCTTCTTAAGCGCCACCTCTTGTCTCTGGCTGGCATCCCAA CATTCAACTATCTTAAAGTAATCATcgaaacaaatgaagaagatgccTCAAAAGTGACTCGTAAGCGGCGGCTG GTTATGAAATTATTGGAGAGGGGATCGATTCAGTGGACTGAAGAAGGAAATGCTGGAGTAATACTTATTCCCCTGACTAATATAAATCCAAAACTCTTGAGTTTTgccaaaaaatag
- the LOC104445288 gene encoding putative nuclear RNA export factor SDE5 isoform X1: MDSSGLMVQKCDDDQKGLKVLLDAFGSFFSLEEIASAYCNAGRNADDAGYVLSDMKGSSFASTTNSTNCVGESESSEELSCGNFSEKLIPADGNPRSSKQKWRTISVGTVSSVIGKDYVRSTSLANGSCMAAQPSKLDSKVLPASELLGQNSKMDASKDDQMHQDVEDFLFKMLGDGFQLDRDIIREVLGNCGYNMEKSMDKLIDLSASISRRGNNFLGESKKEELQSQKEKQSVDNSEGVPGTSGGKLNRQQRQRNNLEEEVLAALFNNSGRQTKSSRVKAVKRSKAYGQVVATPLPDSFLLDRNEIVDFQQDNNEDVEKLDEEGSYEALRKAVEEYRATMKEYYKAAVEAFAKGDRARASKLLEQGRFFYKKAREVDEESYQKIFETRNKDTADFVSLDLHNHDAEEAIRLLKRHLLSLAGIPTFNYLKVIIETNEEDASKVTRKRRLVMKLLERGSIQWTEEGNAGVILIPLTNINPKLLSFAKK, translated from the exons ATGGATTCATCCGGCTTAATGGTACAGAAATGTGATGATGACCAGAAAGGATTGAAGGTTCTACTGGATGcatttggttcttttttttctctggaAGAGATTGCTTCTGCTTACTGCAATGCGGGCAGGAATGCAGATGATGCAGGTTATGTGTTGAGTGACATGAAGGGAAGCTCCTTTGCATCTACCACCAATAGTACTAATTGTGTTGGAGAAAGTGAATCGTCTGAAGAACTTTCCTGTGGTAACTTTTCTGAGAAGTTGATTCCGGCTGATGGAAATCCCAGATCTTCAAAACAGAAGTGGCGTACTATTTCTGTTGGTACTGTTTCAAGTGTTATTGGTAAAGATTATGTCAGGTCTACATCCTTGGCAAATGGTTCTTGTATGGCAGCACAACCTTCGAAACTGGACTCCAAGGTGTTGCCAGCATCCGAGCTTTTAGGCCAAAATTCCAAAATGGATGCTTCTAAGGATGATCAAATGCACCAGGACGTGGAAGATTTTCTGTTCAAAATGCTAGGAGATGGCTTTCAGCTCGATAGGGATATCATTCGAGAAGTTCTTG GTAATTGTGGATATAATATGGAAAAG AGCATGGACAAGCTAATTGATTTGTCAGCTTCAATTTCAAGGAGAGGAAACAACTTTCTCGGCGAGTCTAAGAAG GAGGAACTTCAAAGtcaaaaagagaagcaaagtgTAGATAATTCAGAAGG tgTTCCAGGTACATCTGGAGGTAAATTAAATAGACAGCAGAGACAGAGAAACaatcttgaagaagaagttctGGCTGCATTATTCAATAATTCCGGAAGACAGACGAAATCGTCTAGGGTAAAAGCTGTCAAGAGGTCTAAAGCATATGGTCAAGTGGTGGCTACACCTCTTCCAGATTCTTTTCTACTTGACAGGAATGAAATAGTAGATTTTCAACAAGATAATAATGAGGATG TAGAAAAGCTAGATGAAGAGGGTAGCTACGAGGCTCTTCGTAAAGCTGTAGAGGAATATAGGGCTACAATGAAGGAGTATTATAAGGCG GCCGTTGAAGCATTTGCTAAGGGCGATCGTGCTCGGGCAAGCAAACTTTTAGAACAG GGACGCTTCTTCTACAAAAAGGCTCGTGAAGTTGATGAAGAGTCCTATCAGAAGATATTTGAAACAAG AAACAAGGATACAGCAGACTTTGTGTCGCTTGACTTGCATAACCATGATGCCGAAGAGGCAATACGTCTTCTTAAGCGCCACCTCTTGTCTCTGGCTGGCATCCCAA CATTCAACTATCTTAAAGTAATCATcgaaacaaatgaagaagatgccTCAAAAGTGACTCGTAAGCGGCGGCTG GTTATGAAATTATTGGAGAGGGGATCGATTCAGTGGACTGAAGAAGGAAATGCTGGAGTAATACTTATTCCCCTGACTAATATAAATCCAAAACTCTTGAGTTTTgccaaaaaatag